One Bdellovibrio bacteriovorus str. Tiberius DNA segment encodes these proteins:
- a CDS encoding glutamate-1-semialdehyde 2,1-aminomutase encodes MHKVTSEELFQRALKVAPGGVHSPVRSFKGLDRAPVFFKKAEGAFLTSVEDKKYIDFCQSFGPLILGHLDAEVKEEVHRMVDTAWTFGATEIYSLELAEWITSTLPFMEKLRFVSSGTEAVMSALRVARAATGRTKILKFEGCYHGHVDNLLVKAGSGLAGASASSSAGIPAEVAAHTVVAPLDDEAKLAEVFAAQGKDIAAVIIEPLPANYGLLVQRPEFLKKVAELCEKNGSLLIFDEVISGFRVGLGGMVEQTGIRPDLVTYGKIIGGGFPVGCYGGKAELMNMVAPSGDVYQAGTLSANPVGMRAGLTTLKKMQRVDGWNVLEQRTRKFADNIRVGFAKKGVNLEVSQVASLFWIHGPTANPIRSIDQIPANQGGNFKNLFLKSLDKGVYLAPNAYEVGFVSLAHTDELLEQAAQIIVDAAE; translated from the coding sequence ATGCACAAAGTAACTTCTGAAGAACTTTTCCAACGCGCTTTGAAAGTCGCTCCAGGCGGAGTTCACTCCCCGGTTCGTTCTTTCAAGGGTCTTGACCGTGCTCCTGTCTTCTTCAAAAAAGCCGAAGGTGCTTTCCTGACTTCCGTTGAAGACAAGAAATACATCGACTTCTGCCAAAGCTTTGGCCCGCTGATCCTGGGTCACCTGGATGCGGAAGTGAAAGAAGAAGTTCACCGCATGGTGGACACCGCCTGGACTTTCGGCGCCACTGAAATCTATTCTTTGGAACTGGCTGAATGGATCACCAGCACTTTGCCGTTCATGGAAAAGCTGCGCTTTGTATCTTCCGGCACTGAAGCCGTGATGAGTGCTTTGCGTGTGGCGCGTGCGGCAACAGGTCGTACTAAAATTTTGAAATTTGAAGGCTGCTATCACGGTCACGTTGATAACCTGCTGGTAAAAGCAGGCAGCGGTCTTGCGGGCGCATCGGCTTCTTCCAGCGCGGGCATCCCGGCTGAAGTGGCGGCTCACACTGTAGTGGCTCCGTTGGATGATGAAGCTAAATTGGCTGAAGTGTTTGCGGCCCAGGGCAAAGACATTGCCGCTGTGATCATCGAACCACTTCCAGCCAACTATGGCCTTTTGGTTCAGCGTCCTGAGTTCCTGAAAAAAGTAGCTGAGCTTTGCGAAAAGAACGGAAGCCTTCTGATCTTTGACGAAGTGATCTCGGGCTTCCGCGTGGGCTTGGGTGGCATGGTTGAACAAACTGGCATCCGTCCGGACCTTGTGACTTACGGTAAAATCATCGGCGGTGGCTTCCCAGTGGGTTGCTATGGCGGCAAAGCGGAACTGATGAACATGGTTGCGCCTAGTGGAGATGTATATCAGGCCGGCACTTTGAGCGCAAACCCGGTGGGTATGCGCGCAGGTCTGACGACGCTTAAGAAAATGCAGCGTGTGGACGGCTGGAACGTTCTTGAACAAAGAACCAGGAAATTCGCTGACAACATCCGTGTTGGTTTTGCGAAAAAAGGTGTGAACCTTGAAGTCAGCCAAGTGGCATCCTTGTTCTGGATCCACGGCCCGACAGCAAACCCAATCCGTTCCATCGACCAGATCCCGGCAAACCAGGGTGGCAACTTCAAGAACCTGTTCCTGAAGTCTTTGGACAAAGGTGTTTACCTGGCTCCAAACGCTTACGAGGTTGGCTTCGTTTCTTTGGCTCACACCGATGAGCTTTTGGAACAAGCTGCGCAAATTATTGTGGATGCGGCGGAGTAA
- a CDS encoding sensor histidine kinase, whose amino-acid sequence MTKSFIKPHIKTALAILWFAFTFSLVGWWWVYFLLKLSPENASIEQLRTSHRMFAWEGSILLAAILFGGIALVIFTYRDQKRHQRLRFFFSTFSHDIKTSIARLRLQAEVLEEDLNTTSHPVMKRLIQDIQRLDLQLENSLLLANLEAGQLLKEQVSLSDLLSSLRSEFSELTVELEREAKILGDRRALLSVLRNLLQNSVLHGKATTVKIRVRPHGEGRIELVIQDDGLGFKGILKKLGSEILMSQDVRSNGIGLLLTKRLLEKMNGDIWFESKENEGFKSHIELQGTLP is encoded by the coding sequence ATGACTAAATCCTTCATCAAACCCCATATCAAGACGGCATTGGCGATCCTGTGGTTCGCCTTTACCTTCTCGCTGGTGGGTTGGTGGTGGGTTTATTTCCTGCTGAAACTAAGTCCTGAAAACGCTTCGATCGAACAACTGAGAACCTCTCACCGCATGTTTGCGTGGGAAGGTTCGATCCTGCTGGCGGCGATCCTGTTTGGCGGGATTGCTTTGGTGATCTTCACTTACCGCGATCAAAAGCGCCATCAGCGCCTGCGCTTCTTCTTTTCAACGTTCAGCCATGACATTAAAACCTCTATCGCACGCCTGCGCCTGCAGGCCGAAGTGCTGGAAGAGGATTTGAACACAACATCCCACCCGGTGATGAAACGTCTGATTCAGGACATTCAGCGTCTGGATCTGCAGCTTGAAAATTCCCTGCTGCTGGCCAACCTTGAGGCCGGTCAGCTCTTGAAAGAACAAGTGTCTTTAAGTGACCTTCTGTCCAGTCTGCGCAGTGAGTTTTCCGAACTTACTGTGGAGCTTGAACGTGAAGCCAAAATCCTGGGTGATCGTCGCGCGCTGCTGAGTGTTCTGCGCAATCTTCTGCAGAATTCAGTCCTGCACGGCAAAGCCACCACGGTAAAGATCCGTGTGCGCCCGCACGGCGAAGGCCGCATTGAACTGGTGATCCAGGATGACGGTCTGGGCTTTAAAGGCATTCTAAAAAAACTAGGCTCCGAGATTCTGATGTCCCAGGACGTTCGCAGCAACGGCATTGGCTTGCTGCTGACAAAACGCCTGCTTGAAAAAATGAACGGCGACATCTGGTTTGAATCAAAAGAAAATGAAGGCTTCAAATCCCACATTGAACTTCAAGGAACTTTGCCATGA
- a CDS encoding response regulator transcription factor codes for MRKILLVEDDISLGETLNERLQRDYEVSWAKSLSEAWSLFSKTKDYDLAILDVGLPDGSGFELAAKLKATAPILFLFLTAQADAESRLQGFELGAEEYIPKPFHLKELLIRVKHVLDAHAPTRELQLESCVVNFTQMSVTKKTGQIEYPPVTDLKILQLLIEKSPRVLSRDEIMNEIWGVDKNPSHRTIDNIIVRLRQLLGDDGEKHIRSVRGVGYQWSTEEAT; via the coding sequence ATGAGAAAAATCCTTCTGGTTGAAGATGACATCTCTTTGGGTGAAACCCTGAATGAACGCCTGCAAAGGGACTATGAAGTTTCCTGGGCGAAATCCCTGAGCGAGGCCTGGTCCCTGTTTTCAAAAACCAAGGACTATGACCTGGCAATTCTGGATGTGGGCCTGCCTGATGGCAGCGGCTTTGAACTTGCGGCAAAACTAAAGGCCACCGCTCCCATCCTGTTCCTGTTCCTGACGGCGCAAGCCGATGCGGAATCCCGCCTGCAGGGGTTTGAACTGGGCGCGGAAGAATACATCCCCAAGCCTTTCCACCTGAAAGAGCTTTTAATTCGCGTAAAGCATGTGCTGGACGCCCATGCCCCGACCCGCGAACTGCAACTGGAATCCTGTGTGGTGAACTTCACGCAGATGTCCGTGACCAAGAAAACCGGGCAGATTGAATATCCGCCGGTGACGGATCTGAAGATCCTGCAGCTTTTGATTGAAAAATCACCACGGGTACTAAGCCGTGATGAAATTATGAACGAAATCTGGGGCGTTGATAAAAACCCCAGCCATCGCACTATCGACAATATTATCGTACGCCTGCGCCAGCTTTTGGGCGATGACGGAGAAAAACACATCCGTTCTGTTCGCGGCGTCGGCTATCAATGGTCCACTGAGGAGGCAACATGA
- a CDS encoding uroporphyrinogen decarboxylase family protein produces MNTLFHNALKRTPQAVPPIWFMRQAGRYHKHYQGMRANHSFDQLCKRAELAAEVARGPVAEFDFDVSILFSDILYPLEALGMGLEYTDHGPQLGFKLTPETIGTLGGVEEAVKFMYFQKEAVLATRAVLPSNKSLIGFVGGPWTLFVYAVEGSHAGSLIQSKKLAPMFPQFLEKMYPLLKENIRLQLEGGVEIVMIFDTAAGEVSPLFFQEWIQPVLTRLSQDYPGKIGYYSKGTQAVFFNDAFKALPWAGQGFDHRNYLPDCFNIQNKGFVQGNFDQSLLFMDDADFKKAMHTYLAPMKNMSKEQRAGWVSGLGHGVLPKTPEKNVKLFVDTVREVLS; encoded by the coding sequence ATGAACACTTTATTCCACAACGCACTTAAAAGGACTCCTCAGGCCGTTCCACCCATCTGGTTCATGCGCCAGGCGGGCCGCTATCACAAACATTATCAGGGCATGCGTGCCAATCATTCCTTTGACCAGCTTTGCAAACGCGCGGAGTTGGCAGCAGAAGTAGCCCGTGGCCCGGTAGCAGAATTTGATTTCGACGTTTCCATCCTTTTCAGCGACATTCTGTATCCGCTGGAAGCTCTGGGCATGGGCCTGGAATACACCGATCACGGCCCGCAACTGGGTTTCAAACTGACTCCAGAAACCATCGGCACTTTGGGTGGCGTGGAAGAAGCGGTCAAGTTCATGTACTTCCAGAAAGAAGCGGTCCTGGCGACTCGTGCGGTTCTGCCTTCCAATAAAAGTCTGATCGGCTTTGTTGGTGGTCCTTGGACTTTGTTCGTGTACGCGGTGGAAGGCTCCCACGCAGGCTCTTTGATCCAGTCCAAGAAACTGGCGCCGATGTTCCCGCAGTTCCTGGAAAAAATGTATCCGCTGCTAAAAGAAAACATCCGCCTGCAACTGGAAGGTGGCGTGGAAATCGTGATGATTTTCGACACCGCTGCCGGCGAAGTTTCACCTCTGTTCTTCCAGGAATGGATCCAGCCGGTATTGACCCGCCTGTCTCAGGATTATCCGGGCAAGATCGGTTACTATTCCAAAGGCACGCAGGCTGTGTTCTTCAACGACGCCTTCAAGGCACTGCCATGGGCCGGTCAGGGCTTCGATCACAGAAACTATCTTCCGGATTGCTTCAACATCCAGAACAAAGGCTTCGTACAAGGCAACTTCGACCAAAGCTTGTTGTTCATGGATGATGCTGACTTCAAAAAGGCGATGCACACCTACCTTGCCCCAATGAAGAACATGAGCAAAGAACAGCGCGCCGGCTGGGTGAGCGGTCTGGGTCATGGTGTTTTGCCGAAAACTCCTGAAAAGAATGTAAAACTGTTCGTAGATACTGTCCGTGAGGTGCTGTCATGA